GGTCGGGTTCGCGCCGAACACGATCACCGCGATCTGCAGGAAGTACGCGACGAAGAACGAGGGGACCGCGGCGGTGAGCCCCGTCGCGGCCAGCAACGCGCCGCTGGCGAGAGCGCGGCGCCGCACGATCGCCGCGAGAACACCAAGAAACACTCCCAGCGTGAGGGCGATCATCGCGGCGCCGACGAGGAGCACGAGGCTGCGCAGCGCCGCCTCCGCGATGAGGGCCGGCAGCGACTGCTCGTAAAGGACCGTGAGCGACTCGCCGCAGCTCCGCGTGAAACCGGGTCGACAGCCCGACCCTGGCCCCAAGCGCATGTCATACGCGGCGTATTGCGTCATGGCGCGCGGCACGATCACGGCGAAGATCGCCCACAGCACTAGCGCCACTGCCGGGATGCGCGCGGCGCGGGCAGCGATGGTCATCGGCGCAGCTCCGGCGCACCCTGCGCGTCACGGCCGGCGACGTATCCGAGCAGCGCGGCGGCATCGGCGCGGAGGTCACCCGAGGCGCCGCTTCCGAGAACGACGACCGAGCGCGACCTCGGGAACGCTTGGATCCCGGGCCAGATGAAGTCGTCGCCCGCGGGGCCGCGCGTGACCTGAGCGCGCGCACCGGAGCGCTCCGCGTACTCGTCGAACGCTGGGATCAGATCCGACGAGTTCGTATCGAACCGGAGAGCTTCGCCTTCGAGATCATCGAGTACCACGATGAGATCCCAACTCGTGCGGCCGAGACGCTCGGCCACCTGCCGAGCATTGCCGGGCGCGTCGGCTGTGCGATCGAACACGACGAACGCGACTTCCTCGCCCGTCCGGTACGCAAGTGCCCGGATGGTGCTCGCCAGCGCGTCCAAGGCAGGACGCGAGCTGCGACGCGTCCCCGGAGTGACGGCCCACACCAGGATGCGCGGCGCGTCGCCGGTCGTGCCGACGAGGCTCCGCGGCGTCGCGGCCACACGCTCCACGGGCAGCTCGAGGTGCGCTGTCACACCAAGGTCGCGCGCGAGCGTGTGCTGGAAGATCGCGTCATCGCTCTCCACGATCCCGGTCTGGGTCGACGCCGGCACTCCGACAACTGCGTTGTGCTGCATCCCGTCCCAGATCGCCGTCGGCGACAGGCCGAGAGGGCCCAGAATCCGCTCGGCCGCGCGCAGGCTCAGGACGATCACCGGTGGTCTGTCGGCCCGTTCGATCGGCGCGGACTCGCCGAGACGCTTGTAGGGATTGAGCCTCCCCACGTTGGTCGTCGTCTGCGGCATCGTCGGCAGAAATGGGTCGATGTAAAGCACCGCACGAGCCCCGCGCTTCAGAGCGTTCGTCACCGCAGTCTCGAAGTCCTGCGTCACGGTCGAGAAGCGGGACCCCGTTCTGATGGTCGGAGTCTTGAAGAGGACCGCGATGCTGCCGCGCACGTCGACGGTCTTGTAATCGTCGGGCCACTCCTCGATGACCTTGCCGAAGCTGGGCCCGCTGAAGATCTGGGTCGCGACTGCCGGATGATCAGAGGGTGATATGCCCCAACCGGCGAAGACCAGCGGTGCGTCGAACACGCCGCCGCCCGATGCGAAGTACAGAACGGGAAGGAAGTCGGTCGGGGCGTCGGACTCTTCGCTCAGAACTCCGGCGCGCGGCACGCTGATGCTGGCGGGCCCCGTCTGCGCCAGCATGCTGATCTGCCGCTCAACCAAGTAGCTCGATCCGATCGGGCGCAGCCCGCTATCCGCGAACACGCGCTCTATCGGCGCTCCGATGGTCACGCGGGCGCGCGCCGCATCGGCCCACTCGCGTGCCTCGGCGTAGCGCTCCGGGACGAGCAGCAAGGCGACGACGCCGGCGGTGCACAGCAGCAGGATGGCCGTGGCACTTCTTGAGCGCAGGTCGTAGAGCGCGTTCCGGCGCTGGTATTGCCGAGCGATGCCGAGGCCGATCGCGGAGATACCCATCGCCGCCAAGGCGAACGCCACGCCCGGAACGAGGATGACCCACCGCGTCGTCCACAGGTTCTCAAGACTGCGGCTATTCGCGAGGATGCCGCCCCACTCTGGGATCCTCGAGGTGAACTGACCCGACAGGAGCCGGGTCGCGCCGACCGTGTAGCCGAGGACGCCGAGCTCCGCCACGGCGACGAGTGATGCGACCGACTGCTGCGCGGTGGAAACTGCGAGCATCGGGACCAGATGCGGCAGATGGTGCCGAGCGAAGAGCGGCGCACGACGCACGCCGAGCGCGAGCGCGCTCTCGCTGAACTGCGAACGCGCGAGGCGGTCGAGCTCGGCGCGTGCGATCCGGTACGGACCCGCCCAACCGGTGATCAGCAACGCACCGATGAAGGTGTAGAGCTGTGGATCGCTGCGTACGACGACGAGGACGACGAGAAGAGCAACGAGCGTGGCGGGAACAGCTGACGCGATCTCGGCGAGCGAATCCGCCACGGTGCGCATCGGGCGCCACCAGCTCGCGACCATCGCGATGGCGAGTCCGAACGCGACACGCGCGACGCCCGCCGCCGTGGCGATGACGAGGGTCGCTCGCGCGCCGGCGAGCACGACGCTGAAGAGGTCGCGGCCCAGGCCATCGGAACCGAGGGGATAGACCTCGCCGGGCGCGTACGGCGGCCGCAGCGGAGGTCGACTCAGGACCATGTAGATCGTCTCGTAAGGCGCGATGCGTTCGCCGAAGAGCGCGACGAAGAGCAGCACGAAGAACGCGAACAGACCGATGGCGAACCATGGATCGATACGGCGCATTCCATATGACCCTACCGGCTAGCATGGCAGGATGGTCAGAAATGGCCGAAGTTCCGATCGCGTTCCCCAACGACGAGACGACGGCGGAGGTCATTGCGTCCCGGCTGCGTGCTGCTGGTATCACGGCGCGCGTCGATCGCGGGCTTTTCGGATCTGGACAGGTGTCAGCGCGTGGCCAGATGACCGTCTTCGTCGATGAGGGTGATGCGGAACATGCGCGCAAGCTTGTCGGAAAGGCTGTGCGCAAGAGCGCTCACTCTCTGGCGATCCTGCGACTCGGGATCGCTCTCGCGCTCGGTGCGCTCGCCGTGGGGATTGTCGCGATCGCGGCGGCGGTCGCCGCTCGGTAGCGCGTTTCGCTACGCGGCCCGACCCAGCGTCCGATAGCGCAGAAGTGCTTCCCGGGCTTGCGCGCGTTTTACCGGACTAAGCCAACGCCAGAGCATCGCGGTCGCGAACTGCACTTCTTCGAACGCGCTTGTGCGCCACACGTATTGAGGCAGCTTCGACCATGGGCTCTGCAAGACGCGCGGCCCGTACAAGCTGCCAACTCCAAGCGCCAGACGGACTCGGGTCAGCGTCGGCGGCACCGATATCGTCGCTGCCTGAGCAATGGACATTTCGAGAGTCCGCCTACCCACTGATCCGTTTGCACCGACGTAGCCCTCGCCGTCAAAGAAACCTGCGACCCAGGCCAGTTCCGTGTCTGGTTCGGTTGACGATGAACTCGAGCATTCGGGTGGCATCAGCCTGCCACATGCCTCGGTGGATCGCTGAAGCTGAATTCGCTTCGCGTCGCTTAACCACGGCCACAGCAATGTCATGACCTCATCGAAAGCTGAGTGCTTCTTTGTCGACCAATGGAAGAGTCGATCTCGGTAAGGACCGGTTATGTTGCCGCGATCGCCAACCGCTCGTTTGAATCTCACAAGCGCATCAGGAATCTCGTCCCGCCCGGCTTGGTAGACCACCATCTGGCGTTCTCGACTCGGCCGGTCGCGACGTTGAGAGGAGCAGGCCGATCCTTCTCCGTCAAAGAATCCCGCAGCCCAAGCTAACTCGTGAGCGTTTACCACCAGAGAACGTTCGGCACCGTCTTGCGGGGAGGGCGGGATTCGAACCCGCGGAACCGGAAGATACCGGTTCGGAGGTTTAGCAAACCTCTGCACTCGACCAACTATGCGACCTCCCCGGAGGTCAGATCGATGCGGCAAGTCTATCCGCCCACGAGGTGACTACGTTCGCTGGCTAGCCGGCGGTTGCGAAACCGCCTCGCGCGCCCACCGCTACTGGTGCGGCCGCACCTCGGCCCCCGGCGGTGAGCCTTCTGGCGCCAGCCCTGCGGGTGTGCGTGCGCTGTCGAGCACGAGCGCGCCAAAGGCGATACCGAGCACGACGACGGCAACGATCGGCGCGATGGCGCGGGCACGCGTGCTCACAATCGGTAACAACGTGCGGCGCGCCGAGGCGTTCCGGCCTGCTCGCTAGCATCGCCTCATGTCCGACGATCGCATCCTGGCGATCGACATCGGCGCGGGCACGATGGACGTGCTTCTCTACGACCCCGCGCAGCCGATGGAGAACGCCGTCCAGCTCGTGCTCCCCTCCGCGACCGCGATCGCCGGGAGGAAGATCGCCGCCGCGCGCGAGGCCGGGCGCGATGTCTTCCTCCACGGCAACCTTATGGGCGGGTATCACACGACGAACGCCGTGTGGCGCCATCTCGAGGCCGGCCTCCGCGTCTATGCGACCGAGCGCGCCGCTGGAACGGTCCACGACGACCTCGATATCCTGCGCGGCCGCGGCATCGTGATCACAGACAGCGCTCCGCGCGGTGCGGTACCGATCGAGCTGCGCGACCTCGACCTCGGTCGCCTCGCGGGCGCGCTCGCGCCGTACGACGTCACGCTGCCGCCGACCGTCGCGGTCGCGGCACAGGATCACGGCTTTTCGCCGAAGCACTCGAATCGCCTCTTCCGCTTCGAGCACTGGCGTCGTCTGCTGACGCCGGGCAGCACGCTCGCGGATCACTTCTGGCGCGAGCCGCCGGATTACATGACGCGTCTGCGCGCCATACAGGCTGACGCTCCGGGCGCGATCGTCGCCGACACTGGACCCGCGGCCGTGCTCGGCGCGCTCGACGACGAGCTCGTCGGCCAGGCATCGCAGCTCGGCGCGTGCATCGTCAACGTCGGGAACCAGCACACCCTCGGGCTTCTCGTCCGCGGCGAGGAACTGTTCGGCGTGATGGAGCACCACACCGAATCGATGGACACCAAGAAGCTCGACCGCCTCATCGCGCGACTCGTCACCGGCACGATCACGCATGACGAGGTCTTCAATGACGACGGCCATGGCGCGCTCGTGCTGGACGACCGCTACCGCTCGGCCGGACCGTTCTCATTCGTCGCCGTCACCGGGCCGAACCGCGCGATGGCCGCGCCCCTCGGGTGGTACTTCGCCGCGCCGCACGGCGCGATGATGCTGTGCGGGTGTTTCGGCCTTGTCCGCGGCGTGCGCTCCCTCCCCCAGCACCCGGCGTAGCGGCAGGGCGTTTGCCGGTGTGTGACGAAGGTCACGCTTCCACCCGGCTTGACATGTGACCTAATGGTCACATATCGTCTCGCCCAGATTGGATGAGGTGTTCCAGGCGCTCGCAGACCCAACACGGCGGGGGATCCTCGACCGGCTCTTCTCGAACGAGGGGCAGTCGGTGAACGAGCTCGCCGCCGCGTTCGCGGACGACATGACGCGGTTCGGGGTGATGAAGCATCTCGGCGTGCTCGAGAACGCCGGGCTCATCGTCACCCGTCGCGTCGGTCGCGAGAAGCACTGCTACCTCAATCCGGTGCCCATCAAACAGATCCACGATCGGTGGATCGGCAAGTACGCGGAGCGTCGCACCACGGCGCTCATGGCGATCAAACGTCACGCAGAGGAGAAAAGAAGTGTTGGAGCAGGCCGTCGTGACTGAGAAGCCCGTCCATGTCGAACAGATCTTCATCAACGCCACGCCGGAGCAGGTGTGGGACGCGATCACCGACCCGGAGTTCACGTCGCAGTTCTTCTACAACGGTCGCGTGAAGTCGAACTTCACGAAGGGCGCGAGCCTGACGTACATCGATCAGCGCGACGGCTCGATCCAGATCGAGGGCATCGTCGTTGAAGCCGAGGCGCCGCGCCGGCTCGTTCTCGATGAGAAATACGTCTGGGCGCCGGACGTCGCGGCCGATCCAGTGCACCGCGAGGTCTGGGAGATCGAGCCTGTCGGGAAGGTGTGCAAGCTGACGGTCTCCATCTACGAGGTCGCGCTCGACTGCGCGACGATGCGGAGCATCGTCGGCGGACTGCCCTTCATCGTCTCGGGCCTTAAGACGCTGCTCGAGACCGGGAAGCCGCTGCCCTCTTCGCGCTGATCGCGAGATCCGAACGGACCGGGCCCGACGCGGGCCCGGTCCGTTTCTTGGGCGAGTTCCTGCGTTTGTCCGAAAGGTGCCGGACGGTCTAGATCACTTGGGAAGGAACTGGCGTAGCCACGGGTCCGCGAAGTAGATGGCGAACGCGATCGTCGCGGCCCAGAGCGGCATGCTCACGTCCTTGCTCTTGCCGCTCGCGACCTTAAGGAGCGAGTAGGCGATGAAGCCGGCGCCGACGCCGTTCGTGATCGAGTACGTGAGAGGCATCACGAAGATCGTCAACAGCGCGGCGAATCCGGTCGCGAAGTCGATGTTCCCGACCTTGTTGAGGTCAAGGATCGGCCTGAACATGAACCAACCCACGAGCATCAGGACGCCCGCGGTCGCCTGCGGCGGCACGATGCCGGCGATCGGCGCGAGGAAGACGGACACGAGGAAGAGCGCGGCGGTCACGAGGCTCGCGAGCCCGGTCTTGGCGCCTTCGGCGACGCCCGCGCCCGACTCGATGTACGTCGTGTTGCTCGAGGTGCCGAAGATGCCGCCGAACAGCGCGCCCAGGGAGTCGACCCAGAAGACGCGGTCGGCGCGCTCGATCGTGCCATCCTTCTTGAGCCAGCCACCCTGCGAAGCGACGGAAACGACTGTGCCGGCGGTGTCGAAGAAGTCGGACAGCATCAGCGCGAAGATGGTGAGGACTGCCACGAAGAAGCCCAACCTGAACACCTCGAGGAGTGCGAAGCCGTTCGCCCCGCTCGTGAAGACCGCGCCGATCGTGGAGAAGTCCGGCGTGGCGAGCAGCGTCTGAGGCATGACAGCGACACCTGGGAGGCCACCGTATG
The DNA window shown above is from Candidatus Limnocylindria bacterium and carries:
- a CDS encoding SRPBCC domain-containing protein; translated protein: MTEKPVHVEQIFINATPEQVWDAITDPEFTSQFFYNGRVKSNFTKGASLTYIDQRDGSIQIEGIVVEAEAPRRLVLDEKYVWAPDVAADPVHREVWEIEPVGKVCKLTVSIYEVALDCATMRSIVGGLPFIVSGLKTLLETGKPLPSSR
- a CDS encoding DUF2007 domain-containing protein, giving the protein MAEVPIAFPNDETTAEVIASRLRAAGITARVDRGLFGSGQVSARGQMTVFVDEGDAEHARKLVGKAVRKSAHSLAILRLGIALALGALAVGIVAIAAAVAAR
- a CDS encoding metalloregulator ArsR/SmtB family transcription factor encodes the protein MDEVFQALADPTRRGILDRLFSNEGQSVNELAAAFADDMTRFGVMKHLGVLENAGLIVTRRVGREKHCYLNPVPIKQIHDRWIGKYAERRTTALMAIKRHAEEKRSVGAGRRD
- a CDS encoding NCS2 family permease, with the protein product MTARAAAASGGQDWIERQFKVRASGSTIATEIRGGVTNYLVMSYILVVNAVILSSAGIPFPAIVAATALMAALFTAGMALYANYPYAGAAGLGINAVVAFGLVKGAGLSWQGAMGVVALEGLAICIAMALGVRRTLLDAVPVPIKLSIGAGIGAFIFAIGFFNGGLAIGTGNPSDPVALGNLNSGTAIVTIGGLLLTAFLYSRNVKGALILGIIGATVIGIVVNAATAGTTYGGLPGVAVMPQTLLATPDFSTIGAVFTSGANGFALLEVFRLGFFVAVLTIFALMLSDFFDTAGTVVSVASQGGWLKKDGTIERADRVFWVDSLGALFGGIFGTSSNTTYIESGAGVAEGAKTGLASLVTAALFLVSVFLAPIAGIVPPQATAGVLMLVGWFMFRPILDLNKVGNIDFATGFAALLTIFVMPLTYSITNGVGAGFIAYSLLKVASGKSKDVSMPLWAATIAFAIYFADPWLRQFLPK
- a CDS encoding ABC transporter permease subunit, giving the protein MRRIDPWFAIGLFAFFVLLFVALFGERIAPYETIYMVLSRPPLRPPYAPGEVYPLGSDGLGRDLFSVVLAGARATLVIATAAGVARVAFGLAIAMVASWWRPMRTVADSLAEIASAVPATLVALLVVLVVVRSDPQLYTFIGALLITGWAGPYRIARAELDRLARSQFSESALALGVRRAPLFARHHLPHLVPMLAVSTAQQSVASLVAVAELGVLGYTVGATRLLSGQFTSRIPEWGGILANSRSLENLWTTRWVILVPGVAFALAAMGISAIGLGIARQYQRRNALYDLRSRSATAILLLCTAGVVALLLVPERYAEAREWADAARARVTIGAPIERVFADSGLRPIGSSYLVERQISMLAQTGPASISVPRAGVLSEESDAPTDFLPVLYFASGGGVFDAPLVFAGWGISPSDHPAVATQIFSGPSFGKVIEEWPDDYKTVDVRGSIAVLFKTPTIRTGSRFSTVTQDFETAVTNALKRGARAVLYIDPFLPTMPQTTTNVGRLNPYKRLGESAPIERADRPPVIVLSLRAAERILGPLGLSPTAIWDGMQHNAVVGVPASTQTGIVESDDAIFQHTLARDLGVTAHLELPVERVAATPRSLVGTTGDAPRILVWAVTPGTRRSSRPALDALASTIRALAYRTGEEVAFVVFDRTADAPGNARQVAERLGRTSWDLIVVLDDLEGEALRFDTNSSDLIPAFDEYAERSGARAQVTRGPAGDDFIWPGIQAFPRSRSVVVLGSGASGDLRADAAALLGYVAGRDAQGAPELRR
- a CDS encoding DUF1786 domain-containing protein is translated as MSDDRILAIDIGAGTMDVLLYDPAQPMENAVQLVLPSATAIAGRKIAAAREAGRDVFLHGNLMGGYHTTNAVWRHLEAGLRVYATERAAGTVHDDLDILRGRGIVITDSAPRGAVPIELRDLDLGRLAGALAPYDVTLPPTVAVAAQDHGFSPKHSNRLFRFEHWRRLLTPGSTLADHFWREPPDYMTRLRAIQADAPGAIVADTGPAAVLGALDDELVGQASQLGACIVNVGNQHTLGLLVRGEELFGVMEHHTESMDTKKLDRLIARLVTGTITHDEVFNDDGHGALVLDDRYRSAGPFSFVAVTGPNRAMAAPLGWYFAAPHGAMMLCGCFGLVRGVRSLPQHPA